In Primulina eburnea isolate SZY01 chromosome 14, ASM2296580v1, whole genome shotgun sequence, the following proteins share a genomic window:
- the LOC140811385 gene encoding probable LRR receptor-like serine/threonine-protein kinase At1g07650 isoform X2, with translation MLKSLEGNRFSGAIPLDIGILVNLQKFVLSSNAFTGELPVEFSKLTSLTDLRISDNNFTGKIPDFISSWTQIEKLHIQGCSLSGPIPSSISALTSLTDLRISDLNSGGSTFPPLSNMQSMKVLILRNCLLEGEIPKYLADMEKLKNLDLSFNNLSGQIPDSSGLSKLDFLYFTGNRLTGHIPEWIIKRNKNADLSYNNFTSESSQAECPRGSVNLVESFSSTANKRGRIHSCLEQGFPCSNPINQQYYSLYIKCGGKEITYNGTIYEADLEARGASMFFSKQNWAFSSTGNFMDNDLDSDNYISRNISPLYNISAPELELYSSARASPLSLTYYGLCLLNGNYTVRLHFAEIIFTNDSSFNSLGRRIFDVYLQGEVVLKDFDIAAKAGGPGKPIVETFTATVTNHTLKIHLYWAGRGTTGIPERGVYGPLISAISVDPNFKPPVHHKKIKSAVLAGATAGAVCLLFLILGILRKAGYLGGKISTDKELRSLDLQTGLFTLRQIKAATKNLDPGNKIGEGGFGSVYKGLLSDGTIIAVKQLSSKSKQGTREFVNEIGMISALQHPNLVKLYGCCVEGNQLMLVYEYMENNCLSRALFGKDVTQKLKLDWPTRKKICLGIARGLAYLHEESMLKIVHRDIKTSNVLLDKDLNAKISDFGLAKLTEDENTHISTRIAGTIGYMAPEYAMRGYLTSKADVYSFGVVALEIVSGKSNTNYRPAEDFVYLLDWAYVLQERGSLLELVDPDLGSAYSSEEAMVMLNVALLCTNAAPTLRPTMTQAVSMLEGQTAVQDLLSDPSFSTANSKFKAIRNHFWQNPSQSNSMSTPGYSDSSHSVIDRAENSILQITDKDVCDK, from the exons ATGCTCAA GAGTCTTGAGGGGAACCGATTTTCTGGAGCCATTCCTTTAGACATCGGAATCTTGGTCAATTTACAAAAATT TGTTTTATCATCAAATGCATTCACTGGGGAATTGCCTGTGGAATTTTCCAAGCTGACCTCTTTAACTGATTT GAGGATAAGTGATAATAACTTCACGGGGAAGATACCAGATTTCATCAGCAGCTGGACACAGATCGAAAAATT GCACATACAAGGTTGCTCTCTTTCGGGACCTATTCCTTCGTCTATTTCTGCCCTGACTAGTTTAACTGACTT GAGGATTAGTGATTTAAATAGTGGTGGGTCAACTTTTCCCCCACTAAGCAATATGCAGTCAATGAAAGTGTT GATACTACGGAATTGCTTACTGGAAGGAGAGATACCTAAATACCTTGCAGATATGGAAAAATTGAAAAATCT GGACCTTAGTTTTAATAATTTGAGCGGACAGATACCAGATTCTTCTGGTCTATCAAAATTGGATTTTCT CTATTTTACAGGAAATAGGCTTACTGGACATATTCCAGAATGGATTATTAAAAGAAACAAGAACGC AGATCTCTCTTATAACAATTTTACATCAGAAAGCTCACAAGCCGAATGTCCACGAGGGAGCGT AAACTTGGTGGAAAGTTTCTCATCAACAGCTAATAAACG AGGTAGAATTCACTCTTGTTTGGAGCAAGGATTTCCATGTTCAAATCCTATAAATCAGC AGTATTACTCATTGTACATTAAATGTGGCGGCAAAGAAATAACCTACAATGGTACGATATATGAAGCAGATTTAGAGGCCAGAGGTGCTTCAATGTTTTTCTCAAAGCAGAACTGGGCATTTAGCAGCACAGGGAATTTCATGGACAATGACCTTGATTCAGATAACTACATTAGTAGAAACATTTCTCCTCTATATAACATCAGTGCCCCAGAATTAGAACTCTATAGTTCTGCCCGTGCATCACCCCTTTCCCTCACTTACTATGGCCTTTGTCTCCTAAATGGAAACTACACCGTGAGACTTCACTTTGCtgaaattatttttacaaatgaCAGTTCATTCAACAGCCTCGGGAGACGCATATTTGATGTTTATTTGCAG GGAGAAGTGGTTTTGAAGGATTTTGATATTGCAGCCAAGGCTGGAGGGCCTGGTAAGCCCATTGTAGAGACGTTCACTGCAACAGTTACAAACCATACTTTGAAGATCCATCTCTACTGGGCAGGAAGAGGGACGACGGGGATTCCAGAGAGAGGAGTTTATGGCCCTTTAATATCAGCCatatcagtagatccta ATTTTAAACCTCCGGTTCatcacaaaaaaattaaatctgcTGTGTTGGCTGGGGCAACAGCTGGAGCGGTTTGCCTTCTATTTTTGATTCTCGGTATCTTGCGTAAGGCAGGGTATCTTGGAGGCAAAATTTCTACTGACAAAG AGCTTAGAAGCCTTGATCTACAGACAGGTCTATTCACATTAAGACAGATAAAGGCTGCAACTAAAAACCTTGATCCGGGGAACAAAATTGGTGAGGGTGGTTTTGGTTCCGTTTACAAG GGTCTCTTATCCGATGGGACCATAATTGCTGTGAAGCAACTTTCCTCGAAGTCTAAACAAGGGACACGTGAATTTGTAAATGAAATAGGAATGATATCCGCATTGCAACATCCGAATCTAGTAAAGCTTTATGGCTGTTGTGTTGAAGGAAATCAGTTAATGTTGGTGTATGAGTACATGGAAAACAATTGTCTATCGCGTGCACTTTTTG GCAAGGATGTGACACAAAAATTGAAGTTAGACTGGCCCACGAGGAAAAAAATCTGCCTTGGCATAGCTCGAGGTTTAGCTTATCTCCACGAAGAATCAATGCTGAAAATTGTTCATAGAGATATCAAGACTAGCAATGTTTTGTTAGACAAAGATTTAAATGCCAAGATATCAGATTTTGGCCTAGCAAAGCTTACTGAGGATGAAAATACTCATATTAGTACACGAATTGCAGGAACAAT AGGTTATATGGCTCCTGAATACGCAATGCGTGGTTACCTTACTAGTAAAGCAGATGTGTACAGCTTCGGCGTGGTTGCACTGGAAATAGTTAGTGGTAAAAGCAACACAAATTATAGGCCAGCGGAAGACTTTGTTTATCTTCTCGACTGG GCATATGTTTTGCAAGAACGAGGTAGTCTACTGGAATTAGTTGACCCTGATTTGGGTTCGGCCTACTCGTCAGAAGAGGCAATGGTGATGCTGAATGTGGCCCTGTTGTGCACGAATGCTGCCCCAACTCTGAGGCCAACAATGACTCAAGCAGTGAGCATGCTCGAAGGTCAAACTGCTGTGCAAGATTTACTTTCTGATCCCAGTTTTTCAACCGCCAATTCGAAGTTCAAGGCCATAAGAAACCATTTTTGGCAAAATCCCAGCCAAAGTAATAGCATGTCAACACCAGGCTATTCTGATTCATCCCATTCAGTGATTGACAGAGCAGAGAATAGCATTTTGCAAATAACCGATAAAGATGTATGTGATAAATGA
- the LOC140812850 gene encoding uncharacterized protein gives MESLVKSWQFLILVLVLCLSNAIPSGAFASSSSTMHTNNWAVLVCTSRFWFNYRHMANTLSLYRTVKRLGIPDERIILMLADDMACNARNKYPAQVFNNENHHLNLYGDNVEVDYRGYEVTVENFLRVLTGRHETAIPRSKRLLSDEGSHILLYMTGHGGDEFLKFQDSEELQSHDLADAVRQMKEKRRFKELLIMVDTCQAATLFSQLQSPGVLAIGSSKKGENSYSHHLDSDVGVSVVDRFTYYSLAFFERLNMYDNASLSSLFNSYNPNLLMSTAYYRMDLYQRHLAEVPVTNFFGSVMETIHTDSAYRAFSGRNSNKARIEMHRNPSGRDKGRTLKTSEFPQVAAGPNIDKHASCPLTHTWNTVLGKMDYVQQIDSFVNYGLMFLLPLVGFSSWISR, from the exons ATGGAGAGCTTGGTCAAATCTTGGCAATTTCTGATCTTGGTCCTCGTACTGTGTCTTTCCAATGCGATCCCGTCTGGCGCATTTGCTTCTTCCTCCTCCACAATGCACACCAACAATTGGGCAGTTCTTGTCTGCACCTCGCGCTTCTG GTTTAACTATCGGCACATGGCAAATACTCTATCCCTCTATAG GACGGTCAAACGGTTAGGAATACCTGATGAAAGGATAATTCTCATGTTGGCTGACGATATGGCTTGCAATGCTCGAAACAAGTACCCTGCTCAGGTCTTCAATAACGAAAATCACCATCTCAATCTGTATGGAGATAATGTCGAG GTAGATTACCGAGGTTATGAAGTGACTGTTGAAAATTTTCTGAGAGTGTTGACGGGACGTCATGAAACAGCTATCCCAAGGTCAAAGCGACTTCTGAGTGATGAAGGTAGCCATATACTTCTTTACATGACTGGGCATGGTGGGGATGAGTTTCTCAAATTTCAGGACTCAGAGGAGCTTCAGAGCCATGACTTAGCTGATGCAGTGAGGCAAATGAAGGAAAAGCGTAG ATTTAAGGAGCTGTTGATAATGGTAGATACTTGCCAAGCTGCTACTCTTTTTTCTCAg CTTCAATCTCCTGGTGTTTTGGCTATTGGAAGTAGCAAGAAAGGAGAGAATTCATACTCACATCACCTGGACTCTGAT GTTGGTGTatctgttgtggatagattcacaTATTATTCTCTCGCTTTCTTTGAGAGGTTAAACATGTACGACAATGCCTCATTGAGCAG TCTTTTCAACTCTTACAATCCAAACTTATTGATGTCAACTGCATACTATCGAATGGATTTATACCAACGGCATCTGGCAGAG GTACCTGTGACCAACTTCTTTGGGTCTGTCATGGAAACAATCCATACTGATTCAGCTTATCGAGCCTTCTCTGGCAGAAACTCAAACAAAGCTAGAATTGAGATGCATCGGAATCCGTCGGGCAGGGATAAAGGAAGAACACTTAAAACTTCAGAATTTCCACAAGTAGCAGCTGGGCCTAATATA GATAAACATGCAAGTTGTCCGCTTACACACACTTGGAATACGGTTCTTGGCAAGATGGACTACGTGCAGCAAATAGATAGTTTTGTCAACTATGGTTTGATGTTTTTGCTTCCACTGGTGGGCTTCTCCTCTTGGATTTCACGTTGA